A genome region from Brooklawnia propionicigenes includes the following:
- a CDS encoding M23 family metallopeptidase yields the protein MNRAKLAAAGIVLPVALITALLGFLLFDEDQAACIPAGAAVVVDPGSVPAGPVAGFSGEQLVNAAYIMAAAASMGLTVRDQQIGVMTAIGESALRVLEYGDAAGPDSRGLFQQRDNGAWGTLAQRMDPYESALSFFRVLVQVDGRDSMEPTLVANAVQRNADPYYYARFWDPAGEIVQALAGSTTTAQQPAMSSSVYELGPVQPQTAVVANTIGPMFGIATVGGWRDPATEVYDPNGHPAGLALDFMISDIPDGVATGDRLADYLIAHAAELGVSYIIWQQRIWTASRAAEGWQLMEDRGSPTQNHMDHVHLSLTGDGSSALSAGCGATNQQGQVTAGGWSAPASGPISSGFGPRAGGMHYGTDFAPPCDAPIWAAASGTATFAGPASGYGNWIKIAHDGDVVTTYGHMFTEGVLVRVGDVVQAGQQIGRVGTAGDSTGCHLHFEVLTSGSYVDPLVFLNQHGVQIQGAQS from the coding sequence ATGAACCGGGCGAAACTCGCAGCAGCCGGGATCGTCCTGCCGGTGGCGCTCATCACCGCCCTGCTGGGGTTCTTGTTGTTCGATGAGGACCAGGCCGCCTGCATTCCTGCGGGGGCGGCTGTCGTTGTGGATCCGGGCTCGGTGCCGGCCGGGCCGGTGGCGGGTTTTTCTGGTGAGCAGCTGGTGAATGCCGCTTACATCATGGCTGCGGCGGCGTCGATGGGGTTGACGGTGCGGGATCAGCAGATCGGTGTGATGACCGCGATCGGTGAATCCGCGCTGCGGGTGCTGGAGTATGGCGATGCTGCGGGCCCGGATTCCCGCGGGCTGTTCCAGCAGCGCGATAACGGCGCGTGGGGCACGCTGGCCCAGCGGATGGACCCGTATGAGTCGGCGTTGAGTTTTTTCCGCGTCCTGGTCCAGGTCGACGGCCGAGACTCGATGGAGCCGACCCTGGTGGCGAATGCGGTCCAGCGCAACGCCGACCCGTACTACTACGCCCGGTTCTGGGACCCGGCCGGTGAGATCGTGCAGGCCCTGGCCGGCAGCACCACCACCGCCCAGCAGCCGGCCATGTCGTCGTCGGTGTACGAGTTGGGTCCGGTGCAGCCGCAGACCGCGGTGGTGGCGAACACGATCGGCCCCATGTTCGGGATCGCCACGGTCGGCGGGTGGCGTGATCCTGCGACGGAGGTCTACGACCCGAACGGTCATCCGGCCGGGTTGGCGCTGGATTTCATGATCAGCGATATCCCCGATGGTGTCGCGACCGGTGATCGGCTGGCCGATTATCTGATTGCTCACGCCGCCGAGTTGGGGGTGTCCTACATCATCTGGCAGCAGCGGATCTGGACAGCGTCGCGTGCAGCAGAGGGCTGGCAGCTGATGGAGGATCGGGGAAGCCCCACACAAAACCATATGGACCACGTTCATCTGTCGTTGACCGGTGACGGCAGCTCGGCCCTGTCGGCCGGCTGCGGTGCGACGAACCAGCAGGGTCAGGTCACCGCCGGCGGATGGTCTGCGCCGGCGTCCGGGCCGATCTCGTCGGGTTTCGGCCCGCGGGCTGGCGGGATGCATTACGGCACGGATTTCGCCCCGCCGTGTGATGCGCCGATCTGGGCGGCAGCGTCGGGGACGGCGACGTTCGCGGGTCCCGCGTCCGGCTACGGGAATTGGATCAAGATCGCCCACGACGGGGACGTCGTGACCACGTACGGTCACATGTTCACCGAGGGGGTCTTGGTGCGCGTTGGCGATGTCGTCCAAGCGGGCCAGCAGATCGGCCGGGTGGGGACCGCCGGTGATTCCACGGGATGTCATCTGCATTTCGAGGTCCTCACCTCCGGCAGCTATGTGGACCCACTTGTCTTCCTCAACCAGCACGGTGTGCAGATCCAAGGAGCACAGTCATGA
- a CDS encoding ParA family protein, whose product MTPVVAICNQKGGVGKTALTTALANVLSARGRVLVIDADPQANASTILGIESDGRVTLADLLAPARPAHLSGAVRLATAPAADAWGPVDVIPAERGLADRAFDQSLGRESRLRDVIAALSDTYVAVLVDCPPSLDMLTVNALTAASMALIVTEPRSSSVNAIAEILQTIASVRTLYNPRLELAGIVVNRWTQTRVDRRAHFEVLTADYREWLLNPPVPDREIVSVAATNRLPVPREGAGIEVMSAVAALADQLGIESPK is encoded by the coding sequence ATGACACCGGTGGTGGCGATCTGTAACCAGAAAGGTGGCGTGGGCAAGACGGCGTTGACCACGGCCTTGGCGAATGTGCTGTCAGCGCGCGGCAGAGTTCTGGTGATCGACGCCGATCCCCAGGCGAATGCGTCAACGATCCTCGGTATCGAGAGCGACGGCCGTGTGACGCTAGCGGACCTACTCGCGCCGGCGCGGCCTGCCCATCTGAGCGGGGCGGTGCGGCTCGCGACGGCTCCCGCGGCAGATGCCTGGGGTCCTGTGGACGTGATTCCTGCCGAACGCGGTCTGGCGGATCGAGCCTTCGATCAAAGCCTCGGGCGTGAGTCACGCCTGCGCGATGTGATCGCCGCTCTCTCTGACACCTATGTCGCGGTGCTGGTCGATTGCCCGCCATCGTTGGACATGCTGACGGTGAACGCGCTGACGGCTGCTTCGATGGCACTGATCGTGACCGAGCCGCGCTCGTCGAGTGTCAACGCGATCGCTGAGATCTTGCAGACCATCGCGTCAGTCCGAACCCTTTACAACCCGCGCCTGGAGTTGGCCGGCATTGTCGTAAATCGGTGGACACAGACCCGAGTTGATCGACGCGCGCACTTCGAGGTGCTCACAGCGGACTACCGGGAATGGCTGCTGAATCCGCCAGTTCCGGACCGGGAGATCGTCAGCGTCGCCGCAACGAACCGGTTACCGGTCCCACGCGAAGGAGCGGGCATTGAGGTCATGTCCGCAGTCGCTGCGCTAGCCGACCAGCTGGGGATCGAGAGCCCGAAATGA
- a CDS encoding tyrosine-type recombinase/integrase has product MVAFSDVWATPASGFEAHLVAADRSDETIKTRMHQLDRLARAFPAGPRSVSELALENWLASNRWASETRRSMRTFLRTFFTWATKYGYCTADPAENLPAVRRPGPCPRPVPDEIWKAARAASEPRVQLMIDLGAQLGLRRAEIAGVHRDDLIQDLVGWSLIVHGKGRKDRILPLPDDIARRLLEATTWVFPSDDEGQHLTADRVGRLIKDAADGEWSAHQLRHRFATTVFGKTGDLLSTQQLMGHTSPTTTQGYVLLGQDRLRAAAAAAVA; this is encoded by the coding sequence ATGGTTGCGTTTTCTGATGTATGGGCAACGCCGGCGTCCGGATTTGAAGCCCACTTGGTCGCGGCCGATCGGTCTGATGAGACGATCAAGACGCGGATGCATCAGCTCGACCGTCTCGCACGCGCCTTTCCGGCCGGGCCACGCTCCGTGTCCGAGCTCGCGCTCGAGAACTGGCTCGCATCAAACAGATGGGCCTCCGAGACCAGGCGCAGCATGAGAACATTCCTGCGGACCTTCTTCACCTGGGCTACGAAGTACGGCTACTGCACGGCTGACCCGGCCGAGAATCTGCCAGCCGTCAGACGACCTGGACCCTGCCCGCGGCCGGTTCCTGATGAAATCTGGAAGGCTGCCCGCGCGGCTTCGGAACCGCGTGTGCAGTTGATGATCGATCTGGGAGCTCAACTCGGGCTGCGCCGCGCCGAGATCGCCGGCGTGCATCGCGACGATCTGATTCAAGATCTTGTTGGGTGGTCGTTGATCGTCCACGGGAAAGGGCGCAAGGACCGGATACTGCCTCTTCCGGACGACATTGCCAGGCGACTTCTGGAAGCGACCACTTGGGTGTTTCCTTCGGACGACGAGGGACAGCACCTCACAGCGGACAGGGTCGGCAGGCTAATCAAGGACGCTGCCGATGGCGAATGGTCAGCTCACCAGTTGCGCCATCGCTTCGCCACGACGGTCTTCGGCAAGACAGGCGACCTCCTGTCTACGCAGCAACTCATGGGGCACACGAGCCCAACAACAACCCAGGGCTACGTTCTGCTGGGGCAGGACAGGCTACGCGCAGCAGCGGCTGCCGCTGTCGCCTAG
- a CDS encoding DUF2177 family protein, whose translation MVDDMKRWWSAYGIALAVFLVLDGVWIPLVAQPIYRSGIGPLLASQFNLVAAVVFYLGFVAGLVHFGVQPGRDVALPVRVRDGALYGACTYGTWALTAAAVLREVPFFITITDIAWGVVASAVCTAVTTVVLRRLRGGSADNQK comes from the coding sequence ATGGTGGACGACATGAAGCGTTGGTGGTCGGCTTACGGCATCGCGTTGGCGGTGTTCTTGGTGCTCGACGGGGTGTGGATACCACTCGTCGCGCAGCCGATCTACCGCTCCGGTATCGGACCGCTGCTGGCCAGCCAATTCAACCTGGTGGCGGCCGTCGTGTTCTACCTCGGCTTCGTCGCCGGCCTAGTGCACTTCGGAGTCCAGCCCGGACGAGATGTCGCGTTGCCCGTCCGAGTCCGGGATGGCGCGCTCTATGGGGCGTGCACCTACGGCACCTGGGCCCTGACTGCCGCCGCGGTACTGCGCGAAGTCCCCTTCTTCATCACGATCACCGACATCGCCTGGGGCGTGGTGGCCTCCGCTGTCTGCACAGCGGTCACCACCGTCGTGCTACGCCGGCTGCGCGGTGGCAGTGCCGACAACCAGAAATGA
- a CDS encoding AMP-dependent synthetase/ligase — MQEYTNEERVDTEGCANVTDLLVRRVRSHPDHIAFDVAHGPAWRPVTTAAFHAEVMGVAKGLVAAGLRPGDRVALMAPTRYEWAIADFAIWFAGGVVVPIYETSSDEQVAARLADAQVRLGIGGSASHVEALTKGFQAGGLRTLGVWSMDARPGADLSELVLLGATIEDAEIEARRTRATLDDIATIVYTSGTSSAPKAAVITHGNFVGEVLAVAAAYTEVVNDRGNTVIFLPLAHVLARGLQLICLAKGMRIAHLSDPKQVISSLPALRPTFLVVTPRVLQKIDAAAASAAQEKHLGALWEVARRTGVEWGRFAEARDAAVLGPTSGAAPRAPLGLRLQHGLFDTLFYTRLREKLGGRIDYLLSGAASLDAELSLFLRGAGIPVIEGYGLTETTAPITGHRSGAIRSGTVGVPIPGATVRIADDGEVLVKGVGVFPGYLHEADNRDAFTVDGFFRTADLGSLDEDGHLTLTGRVKDVIVTSGGKTVSPAVWEQAVESNPLVAHAVLVGEGKPYLNGLVLLDPDSVRDWASRRGIGDLGCLKPPLTGALSINDNRLADAITGVVKAANARLARSEQARRFAVLLADLSEAGGVVTPTMKLKRAAFTAGVADIVEGLYHGEGLPA, encoded by the coding sequence GTGCAGGAGTACACGAACGAGGAGCGGGTCGATACCGAGGGTTGCGCGAATGTCACCGACCTGCTGGTGCGGCGGGTGCGCAGTCATCCCGACCACATCGCTTTTGACGTCGCGCACGGTCCGGCCTGGCGTCCGGTCACCACGGCCGCTTTCCATGCCGAGGTGATGGGTGTCGCGAAGGGTCTGGTAGCCGCCGGTCTGCGTCCGGGCGATCGGGTGGCCCTGATGGCACCCACCCGCTACGAATGGGCGATCGCCGACTTCGCCATCTGGTTCGCCGGCGGCGTGGTCGTGCCGATCTACGAGACATCTTCGGACGAACAGGTGGCTGCCCGGCTCGCAGATGCGCAGGTGCGCCTCGGCATCGGCGGCAGCGCGTCCCACGTGGAGGCGCTCACAAAAGGCTTCCAGGCAGGTGGCTTGCGCACCCTCGGTGTCTGGTCGATGGACGCCCGGCCCGGCGCAGACCTCTCCGAACTCGTGCTTCTCGGAGCGACCATCGAGGATGCCGAGATCGAGGCTCGGCGCACTCGGGCCACCCTCGACGACATCGCGACCATTGTTTACACCTCCGGTACCAGCAGCGCCCCGAAGGCGGCGGTGATCACACACGGCAATTTCGTGGGGGAGGTCTTGGCCGTCGCGGCCGCTTACACCGAGGTGGTGAACGACCGGGGCAACACCGTGATCTTCCTGCCGCTCGCCCACGTGCTGGCCCGCGGCCTGCAGCTGATCTGTTTGGCCAAGGGGATGCGGATCGCGCACCTGTCCGACCCGAAACAGGTGATCTCGTCCCTGCCAGCTTTGCGTCCGACTTTCTTGGTGGTGACGCCGCGGGTCTTGCAGAAGATCGACGCGGCTGCCGCGTCCGCTGCCCAGGAGAAGCACCTCGGCGCGCTGTGGGAGGTGGCCCGGCGCACCGGCGTCGAATGGGGGCGCTTCGCCGAGGCTCGCGACGCGGCCGTCCTTGGCCCGACCAGCGGGGCAGCACCACGCGCCCCGCTCGGGCTGCGGCTGCAGCACGGGCTGTTCGACACGCTTTTCTACACTCGGCTGCGCGAGAAACTGGGTGGCCGGATCGACTACCTGTTGTCAGGCGCGGCTTCGCTGGACGCCGAGCTGTCGCTGTTCTTGCGGGGCGCAGGCATCCCGGTAATCGAGGGCTACGGACTGACCGAAACCACCGCGCCGATTACCGGCCACCGTTCTGGCGCGATTCGCTCGGGAACGGTCGGCGTGCCGATCCCCGGCGCCACCGTCCGGATCGCCGACGACGGTGAGGTGCTCGTCAAAGGTGTCGGAGTGTTTCCCGGTTACCTGCATGAGGCCGACAACCGCGACGCATTCACTGTTGACGGGTTCTTCCGCACCGCGGACCTGGGCAGCCTCGACGAGGACGGGCACCTCACGCTGACCGGTCGGGTGAAGGATGTCATCGTCACCTCGGGTGGCAAGACGGTTTCGCCGGCGGTCTGGGAACAGGCGGTCGAGTCGAATCCGCTGGTCGCCCACGCTGTGTTGGTGGGCGAGGGCAAGCCGTATCTGAACGGGCTGGTGCTGCTCGACCCCGACTCCGTCCGTGACTGGGCGTCGCGTCGCGGCATCGGTGACTTGGGCTGCCTGAAGCCTCCGTTGACCGGGGCGCTGTCGATCAACGACAACCGGCTGGCCGACGCCATCACCGGAGTGGTGAAGGCGGCCAACGCGCGGCTGGCCCGCTCCGAACAAGCTCGTCGCTTCGCCGTTCTGCTGGCCGACCTCAGCGAGGCGGGCGGGGTCGTCACCCCGACCATGAAGCTGAAGCGTGCCGCGTTCACCGCGGGTGTCGCCGACATCGTGGAGGGCCTTTACCACGGCGAAGGACTGCCCGCATGA
- a CDS encoding DUF1295 domain-containing protein encodes MSEQSRKAAVVIPIVVLMGAGLAWGGSTHSPQVAGLPLFCWAVAAAFVIQWLVYVPSLVLRTERFFDLTGSLTFIIVTVLAAVLSTDLDPRAGLLAAMVVIWAARLGSFLFMRIRRAGADDRFDEIKTNPLRFLLTWTLQGLWVAMTSAAAWIAITSVNRVGLDAFAIIGLAIWLFGFGFEVVADLQKSAFKADPANAGRFISTGLWAKSRHPNYFGEIVIWTGALVVAIPVLRGWDWIALASPVFVALLLTKLSGIPMLEAKADSKWGGQPDYEQYKARTPILVPRP; translated from the coding sequence ATGTCTGAACAGAGCCGGAAAGCTGCGGTGGTGATCCCGATCGTCGTGCTGATGGGGGCGGGACTGGCCTGGGGCGGCAGTACGCATAGCCCGCAGGTCGCCGGGCTGCCGTTGTTTTGCTGGGCGGTGGCGGCCGCATTTGTGATCCAGTGGCTGGTGTACGTTCCGTCCCTGGTGCTGCGGACAGAGCGTTTCTTCGACCTGACCGGCAGCCTCACCTTCATCATCGTCACGGTGCTGGCGGCCGTGCTGTCTACCGACCTCGACCCGCGCGCGGGCCTGCTGGCGGCGATGGTGGTGATCTGGGCGGCCCGACTCGGCAGCTTCCTGTTCATGCGAATCCGCCGGGCCGGTGCCGACGACCGCTTCGACGAGATCAAAACCAACCCGCTCCGGTTCCTGCTGACCTGGACGCTGCAGGGGCTGTGGGTGGCGATGACGTCCGCGGCGGCGTGGATCGCAATCACCTCGGTCAACCGCGTCGGTCTGGACGCCTTCGCCATCATCGGGCTGGCGATCTGGCTTTTCGGATTCGGATTCGAGGTCGTCGCCGACCTCCAGAAATCTGCCTTCAAGGCCGACCCGGCCAACGCCGGGAGATTCATCAGCACCGGGCTGTGGGCGAAGTCGCGGCACCCCAACTACTTCGGCGAGATCGTGATCTGGACCGGTGCGCTGGTAGTGGCCATCCCCGTGCTGCGAGGCTGGGACTGGATCGCCCTGGCCTCACCGGTGTTCGTCGCCCTGTTGCTGACCAAGCTCAGCGGCATCCCGATGCTAGAAGCGAAAGCCGACTCGAAGTGGGGCGGCCAGCCCGACTACGAGCAGTACAAAGCCCGAACGCCGATCCTAGTGCCGCGTCCGTGA
- a CDS encoding RBBP9/YdeN family alpha/beta hydrolase — MWPVGSGEPDVVIVPGFGDSGAGHWQTRWQDQNPHLVRISPASWTEPDLGDWLSALERAADHRRPVLVAHSLGCLLSIEWARRNPQAVAGLFLVALPDPVAASFPLPDSPFARIDLEHALPVPALVIASENDEYCGSERSAEIARALGAGWISLGPVGHINADSGLGPWRQGRDLLTAFVSGFDRQPEPPSTVRI; from the coding sequence ATGTGGCCCGTTGGCTCCGGAGAGCCGGACGTGGTCATCGTTCCAGGTTTCGGGGACTCCGGGGCGGGACACTGGCAGACGCGATGGCAGGATCAGAACCCACACCTGGTTCGCATCAGTCCAGCGTCGTGGACGGAGCCCGATCTCGGGGACTGGCTTTCGGCTCTTGAGCGGGCCGCCGATCATCGCCGGCCCGTGCTCGTAGCGCACAGCCTCGGCTGCCTGCTTTCGATCGAATGGGCGCGACGAAATCCGCAAGCTGTGGCCGGGCTGTTCCTGGTCGCCCTGCCGGATCCGGTTGCAGCGTCGTTCCCTCTCCCGGACTCGCCATTCGCGCGGATCGATCTGGAGCATGCTCTGCCGGTGCCCGCTCTTGTCATCGCAAGCGAGAATGATGAGTACTGCGGGTCGGAGCGTTCCGCCGAGATTGCGAGGGCTCTCGGAGCGGGGTGGATCTCGCTGGGGCCAGTCGGGCACATCAATGCCGACAGCGGACTTGGGCCTTGGCGTCAGGGCCGTGACCTGCTCACGGCGTTTGTCTCCGGCTTCGATCGCCAGCCGGAACCGCCATCGACAGTGCGGATCTGA
- a CDS encoding ThiF family adenylyltransferase → MTEEIETAMRKHLIRDDGQEDVLIASYRLSTGAERTTALIRSVIFPDEHDRHVHGNASFTSRYVLRASSEAQTLGDGVAVLHSHPGALGWQGLSRMDWETESEYERVARRITKMPLLGMTLAGRDTSWSARFWFDKSTPTWAESVRAVSPKLAVTWNDELRQIPRVTRSQQRTVSSWGERTQASIARLRVLIVGSGSVGLDVAQRLAATGLATVGVMDYDAVEAVNLDRMIGATRLDAALGRPKVDVAARLMKSSATAEPFEVLRHEVSITDPVGVSTALDYDVIFSCVDRPWPRAVLNAIAYSDLIPVIDGGIALDTFPDGRMRNGIWRAHTLVPGSPCMACLGQLVVGDIPLDKEGLLDDPEYILGANRDAPSRQNVAALSASVSGALLAQFVSLTAHPGGRGTPAPLRYILSTHTLEHSIASSGQYCPYETRTAIGDARTPIAEHRDDWRAIVHERTTSKAQIRLRALAAVENFLQRRISRIR, encoded by the coding sequence ATGACTGAGGAGATTGAGACGGCCATGCGGAAGCACCTCATCCGCGACGACGGGCAGGAAGACGTGCTCATCGCATCGTACCGACTCTCCACGGGCGCCGAACGCACGACGGCTCTCATCCGGTCCGTGATCTTCCCCGACGAACACGACCGTCACGTGCACGGCAACGCGTCGTTCACCAGCAGGTATGTACTTCGCGCGTCAAGCGAAGCGCAGACCCTCGGTGATGGAGTTGCGGTCCTCCATTCCCACCCTGGTGCTCTCGGCTGGCAGGGGCTCAGCCGCATGGACTGGGAGACCGAGTCAGAGTACGAGCGCGTCGCACGGAGGATCACCAAGATGCCGCTCCTAGGCATGACGCTCGCCGGACGCGACACTTCATGGTCAGCTCGCTTCTGGTTCGACAAGAGCACGCCGACATGGGCGGAGTCCGTGCGGGCGGTCTCCCCGAAGCTCGCTGTCACATGGAACGACGAGCTTCGTCAGATTCCCCGCGTGACGCGTTCGCAGCAACGCACTGTTTCGTCGTGGGGAGAACGGACGCAGGCATCGATCGCGCGATTGCGTGTTCTGATCGTCGGCAGCGGGAGCGTCGGTCTCGATGTCGCGCAGCGTCTCGCAGCGACGGGCCTCGCGACAGTGGGCGTTATGGATTATGACGCAGTCGAAGCGGTGAACCTGGATCGCATGATCGGCGCGACCCGCCTCGACGCCGCGCTCGGGCGACCCAAGGTTGACGTCGCCGCACGTCTGATGAAGTCATCCGCGACTGCAGAGCCATTCGAGGTCTTGCGCCACGAGGTCAGCATCACCGACCCCGTCGGAGTGAGCACTGCACTGGACTACGACGTCATCTTCTCTTGTGTCGACCGGCCCTGGCCGCGCGCGGTGCTCAACGCAATTGCCTACTCGGACCTCATCCCGGTCATCGACGGTGGCATCGCGCTCGACACCTTCCCGGACGGGCGCATGCGCAATGGGATATGGCGCGCACACACTCTGGTCCCCGGTTCTCCGTGCATGGCCTGCTTAGGCCAACTCGTCGTCGGCGATATTCCCCTTGACAAGGAGGGACTACTCGATGATCCCGAGTACATCTTAGGAGCAAACCGGGATGCACCCTCCCGTCAAAACGTCGCTGCGCTTTCCGCAAGCGTCAGCGGAGCGCTCCTGGCGCAATTCGTCAGCCTTACCGCCCATCCAGGCGGACGCGGCACCCCGGCACCGCTCCGATACATCCTATCCACCCACACCCTCGAGCACTCCATCGCGAGCTCCGGCCAGTACTGCCCCTACGAGACTCGGACGGCCATCGGCGATGCCCGCACCCCGATCGCCGAGCATCGCGACGACTGGCGCGCCATCGTCCACGAACGCACGACCAGCAAGGCCCAGATCCGGCTCCGCGCCCTTGCCGCCGTCGAGAACTTCCTGCAACGACGGATCTCCCGGATCAGGTAA
- a CDS encoding multiubiquitin domain-containing protein, producing the protein MAPNTPAPLQIFIDGKAFTTQDEDQEAAALLRLAGRDPKIFDLFLVKRNGVENEIRDGQIVNLKDGERFVSRQKIRFTIDGEPYNTYDDDQTAAALLRLAGVDPADYDLARILPTGGTESFRDATIVKITNGNEFVTAKHVGGVA; encoded by the coding sequence ATGGCCCCCAATACCCCAGCGCCTCTGCAGATCTTCATCGACGGCAAGGCATTCACCACTCAGGATGAGGACCAAGAAGCCGCGGCACTGCTCCGACTCGCCGGGCGCGATCCGAAGATCTTCGACCTCTTCCTCGTCAAACGGAATGGTGTAGAGAACGAGATTCGTGACGGCCAGATCGTCAACCTCAAAGATGGCGAGCGATTCGTCTCCCGGCAGAAGATCCGATTCACCATCGACGGCGAGCCATACAACACCTACGACGACGACCAGACCGCGGCCGCCCTCCTCCGTCTCGCCGGAGTCGATCCCGCTGACTACGACCTCGCTCGGATCCTGCCGACGGGCGGCACAGAATCATTCCGGGACGCGACGATCGTGAAGATCACAAACGGTAACGAATTCGTTACTGCCAAGCACGTTGGTGGTGTCGCGTGA
- a CDS encoding HigA family addiction module antitoxin, with protein sequence MTRYTASDAHFDFAPRPGRLLQRELDARGMSQAQLAARTGLSPKHINLVIKGTASLSPDVAVTLEQVLGTSAETWLRSEAAYQAQEARIEKRNALAGFVDWAGSFPRQLLVDRKVIDTTDSGTEVAEKLLAFFSVASPNAFARTWLEPQASYKRSQVYPIDPNLTALWLRLSELHASELIANAPTYDPVKLTAVAALIPRLTVNDVGSAFQEAQSLLLSAGVVLVFVPEIPGTRISGVSRWISGTPMIAVTSRYKSLDGLWFTILHEIAHVLLHPKRSTYVDVSCKAKDDADLHETAANAFAEDLLIPPAYQATLVETTTPQGILSLAETLGVSPSLVAGQWAFRTNTWGGPIAKLRSKVDLAEVLT encoded by the coding sequence ATGACCAGATATACCGCTTCAGATGCCCACTTCGACTTCGCACCCCGGCCAGGTCGTCTGCTCCAACGAGAACTTGACGCGCGCGGCATGAGCCAAGCTCAGCTCGCCGCGCGCACCGGGCTGAGCCCAAAGCACATCAATCTCGTGATCAAGGGAACAGCGTCACTTTCGCCTGATGTTGCAGTCACCCTGGAACAGGTCCTCGGCACCTCTGCGGAGACCTGGCTCCGCTCAGAAGCGGCGTACCAGGCGCAGGAGGCACGAATCGAGAAGCGCAATGCGCTCGCTGGCTTCGTCGACTGGGCCGGATCCTTTCCTCGCCAACTCCTTGTCGACCGCAAAGTAATTGACACGACAGATTCCGGTACCGAGGTCGCGGAAAAGCTCCTCGCCTTCTTTTCTGTGGCATCGCCTAACGCATTTGCACGAACCTGGCTCGAGCCTCAAGCCTCGTACAAGAGAAGTCAGGTCTATCCGATTGATCCGAACCTCACGGCCCTCTGGCTTCGGCTCTCGGAGCTGCACGCGTCTGAACTCATCGCCAATGCTCCGACCTACGACCCGGTGAAACTGACCGCCGTCGCCGCACTCATTCCCAGGCTCACTGTCAATGATGTGGGCAGTGCGTTCCAGGAAGCGCAGAGTCTGCTGCTCAGCGCCGGTGTCGTTCTCGTATTCGTACCAGAAATCCCGGGTACTCGAATCAGCGGCGTGTCTCGCTGGATCAGCGGGACTCCAATGATTGCTGTGACAAGCCGATACAAGTCGCTTGATGGCCTGTGGTTCACGATTCTGCATGAGATCGCTCACGTTCTTCTTCACCCGAAGAGAAGCACTTATGTAGATGTCTCGTGCAAGGCGAAGGATGACGCTGACCTGCACGAGACGGCCGCAAATGCATTCGCTGAGGATCTTCTGATTCCTCCTGCCTACCAGGCGACCCTCGTTGAGACGACCACGCCGCAGGGAATTCTCTCTCTGGCAGAGACACTCGGCGTCTCGCCGAGTCTGGTTGCGGGCCAGTGGGCTTTCCGGACCAACACTTGGGGTGGGCCAATCGCGAAGCTGCGAAGCAAGGTTGATCTCGCGGAGGTGCTCACGTAG